In the genome of Zygosaccharomyces rouxii strain CBS732 chromosome G complete sequence, the window AAAACGATGATTCACTTGGAAATGGTACCGGTGATGATTCCCCTGTATTTAAAAGAGCATTGGAAaacttctttttcaaagatattCTTGGACTTGAAAGTGACACACCGCTCCCACCGCTACTAATATTATTCCCTTctgaattttctttgacGCTGTGGGCATTGTTAACGTTGTTGCCACCGCTAACACTGTTATTGTCCCTCGAAGTCACACTACAGGGAATTTCTAAGGCCTTGGATAGATCAAATGGATCGCTTTCATTCTTTTCGATGCTACATGGTAATGGTGGCAACAATAAATCTTCCTTGACTCCATCGTCTTCTTCCTTTATATCTTGCAAGTGCGCATTGGAAGAACCACAACCATTCGACACCGTTGGAGAACCTTCCGCACTATTATTACTCTTATGCTCTTTCGCGGACATTCAGTTATCGCGATTGATGCCTCTAGGATTAGCGATTGAGTACTAATGGATCTTCGTAAAGAGACCTCAAGTTCTTAATTTCCAAGGTGTTGAAGAACTACTAGGTTCCACGGACAATGTACATGTTTCCTTTCGGAAGAATGGgacgaaaaaaaaataagagaCAAAGGAGGGTAATGGAATTACCcaaataacaataataataacaataacaattAAGAAAGCAGTAGAATTTTACCAGTTTACTTACATTTACTTATATTTGGGACATTATTACACTTCATAACTAatctcttctctttttccttGCAAGTTGTTCCTGGTGCTCTTTTTTCTCCTGTTCGATTTCCTCGACATATTTACCAATTTGTTCTGAGGATAGAATTTCAATCTTGCTACCAGGGCGTACGACTGTAATCTCGATGTTTTTAGCGCCTGTTTGTACAACTTCTAAAAGTGATCTTGTTGTTAATCTAACGCATTCGTCCGCTGTAGCTGGAGGTTCATCTCtgttgtaatttttttctaaaaATTCACGTACAGTTTTGGAGTTTCTACCAATTGTTTGTGCGGTCCATGCAGAATAGATACCACTTGGTTCGGTTTGGTACAGTTTTGGAGTATCGTCGTCTTTATCAAAACCGGCAATTAATGTAGCAACACCGAATGGTCTTACACCACCACTTTGTGTATAACGTTGCTGTACACCTGCCACGTAACGTGTCAAATATTCCACTGAAACTGGGTCTTCCAACGTTAATCTATGACTTTGAGCCTCTACACGAGCCTTTTCGATTAAGATACGGGAATCTGCATTCAACCCACTAAAGGAAAGCACGACATGAGAATCGATTTTAGAAATCTTGGAAGGTGTAATACGACTATCTTGTAACTTTAGCGTCGATCTTCTTTCACAGCCTAAAACCACACAATCTTTACCCTTGATCCCTACAGCACAGGTACCTCTTTTAACAGCTTCTGATGCATATTCCACTTGGAAAATATGTCCGTCTGGTGAGAAAATACTTAAGGCTCTATCGTAACCACTCATGATTAATTGAATCTATCGctggtaataataatggttATGACGGTAGTGATTGAGTACTATCAATAAGTGATCCCTTTGGTTGTGCATTGGTTAATTCAAGTGGCAAAACGGCttgtcaaaaatttgaggGAAGTAGATGTGCatgtgatattcacgtgaAATTCACGTGTTGGTAGGATAATGCTATAAATCACTATCTGGGTACCTGATAGCCTGCAATTGCATACTACAGATACCATAAGTCTGGGCGCTTAGTGTACTGCAGCTTTGTGCCATGCGCTGTATTAAAACTAGCGCTTTGACGGCTATTTACATTGTATAACTATGGGACAATATTcgacaaaaaaaaaaaggtaaAAGGCAGTAAAGTCAAAACGCATCTAGTATGAGACTCAAGTTAAGAACCAGTACCAGATCAATGGCTATCGGGATATAAAATATATATTGTATCTTTATGTTGACTCTCGAAATCCATTCATTGTGTACTTAACgttaaattgaaaagattcacCATATACACGTGAATGTCACGTGCTATGACTTTAGAAGGAATTCCTGTCAGTAACTACCATATATACATAAGCATAGAGCCCAACAGGCTAATTATGCCATTCTTAATCACTTAGAATTCACATCTTAACTCTTCTTTTAGTTCCGCTTTCACTTCGCTCATCTTTTACCCGGCCCAGTTCTTGTCGTTAAACTCATTATGTGTATATCTCACCTATTAACTCCATCAGCTGCTGATGTAAAGGCAACAAGATCAACCGCTAAAAATGACCGAAGCAACTCCTATAGAACCCGGTAAAGACCTTACTTTACCTGATGAACCACTAGAAACCATCGAGGAATCTCCTTCCGCCCTCTCTCGTGTGGGATCATTCACAGCTTCTTGCGCAATAAATTTAGTACTACCCTTTATCAATGGGTTAATGCTTGGATTTGGTGAGTTGCTGGCTCATGAAGTATGCTGGCGCAAGTCTATTTTCCCACCAACAAATCGTGGCTATCAGATCTACCCTGAACGCAGGAAGTTCTTATGATTATATGCATATACGtacataaaaaaaaaaaaatccaacaAAAAAACCACTACATACTAATTAAATTCTCATCTCTTTCAGCGTAACAACGATATCCACCATTCAGGTGGATTGGGAAATTACGTACTGCTCCGCATGAACATACCAGTTGCAAAGAGCCCGAGTCCGTTTGAACTCTCATGGTTTTCTTGGGGACCAATACCCTATGGCATTTTTTACAAATAGTTCTCTTTAACTGCGGTAACATCTCAGCTCTAGTCCTCTTAGAGACTAAATCCATATTCTTGGCGTACAGTCGAGCCAGCGCCTgttcaccaccatcattCCCACTCATTGTGTTCCACATGGCTAGTTGGTAAAGGTAATTCATCCTCTGGTAATGTTCCTTATTACCAACATTACGCGGTGGAGGTGTAAGAAGCACACCATTCTCCACACGATTAGAACCTTTAGCCATTGGGTTCGTTATATTGTAGCTCATCGTCCATCACTCATCAAGTATAGGTTTTCTCATATGCTTCCGTAGTGATTTCCCCGGGTAACAGGCAATTCTGGCATAGAAGAAGGTTCCGAGTACGGATTAAATTGTAGAATGGCTAGCGCTCCATACCGATCTGTATCTAGTTGGTCTAGTTCATGACAATTCCTGCCATCATCCGGAGTCAATTCCATGGTTATTAACACCAGTTGCATAAGAAGTATAACCCAATCAAGCGCTAATAGCATCCAACGACCACCACGACCACATTCTTGTTCACCAACTAACAAAAGAAGTATATAAGCACCCCTACGACGACAAAAGTCACcttctaaatccattttcatGTGGTATGAAACAGCATATATTACCTGCAGCATGAGAATAGCCTGCGTGTATTTCAACCCCTTGTGCATTACAGCTTTTACCACGGAGAGCCTTCCAGCTCCCTCCATATCTTCTGCATCTGAGTCTACCGAATCCTGGTAGGCACTCATTACACTCCCCATAAACTCGCCTAAGTTCACTGTGGCCCATGCCAGCAGGGCTAACAGTAGTGATCCATCCTTGACAAATCTTATATAGACACACAAATAGCTGATAACAGTCAGCTGCTTCATAGAGACTGGCCCTCCAGAATTCACCATCACGATTCCCTGCAATCCTTATTATCTAACTTGGTTCCCAATCCCCTTCTTGCCCGTTAAATGCGATCCTTTAGCTTTGCTCGCTTGTTTGATGGCAAAGCGCATTAGCCAAAAGTTGAGCTTTATTTCAACTACAATACACTCTTGGATTCGAAGTGTCACTTTTAAAGTAGGACCAAGACACTTCCAGATATTTTATAAGTCTATATTCATCATGTTAAGTACCAAGATTATTGGAAGTGTTCGTCCAGCAGCCCGTGTGGTTCCGCTATATCCATTGCGTTATTCCCAATTGCAGAGGTATCAGTCGAATGTAAAACAAAATAGTTCGAGCAATAGTGGTGTTAATGCTAATACCACTACTAATGCTACTAAAGCTGCTAAACCTAAGCCAAAGGAACCTCTTTCGCAGAGGATTAAGCACGAAGTTAAGCACTATGTGAATGGTACAAAATTGTTGGGCtatgaaattaaaatctcGGCAAAActtttattcaaattcatgCAAGGTTACgaattatcaagaagaGAAACGAACCAATTGAGAAGGACTACTTCAGATGTTTTCCGTTTAGTGCCGTTCTCTGCCTTTATTCTAGTTCCATTTGCAGAACTACTTTTGCCTATTGCATTAAAGATCTTCCCAAATCTTTTACCATCAACCTACGAATCCGGTACCGATAAGCAAAAGAAGACTGATAGTCTTATTGATGTTAGAAGAAAGACTTCTAACTTCTTACGtgaaactttggaagaatctAACTTGTTGAGCTACAACTCAATTGAAACTGcggaaaagaagaagaaatttttaactttcttcaaaaaattgtattCACCAAAGGATGGTAAGACAAACGTTTTCACCCATGACGAAATTTTGTTAGTGGCTCAAATGTTTAAGAATGATAGTGTCTTGGACAATTTGTCAAGACCTCAGTTGGTTGCCATGTCAAAATTCATGTCTATTACACCATTTGGTAATGACAACGTCTTACGTTACAGAATTCGTCATAAACTAAAGCAAATTATGGAAGATGATAGAATTATCGATTATGAAGGTATTGGATCTCTATCTGAATATGAAATCTACCAAGCCTGTGTTTCTCGTGGTGTGAAAGCCTACGGTGTCTccaaggaagaattggtCGATAACTTGAAAGTTTGGTTAGAATTACGTTTGCGTCATAAGGTCCCCTCTGTTCTTCTAGTGCTAAGTTCAACTTTCACTTTTGGTGGAttagaaaagaaacaagTTCTTGATAGCAAGGCGTACAGCCCTCAAGTCGAGCATAAGGAACAAAAAAGTCGTTACGATGAGTTGATGGACTTGTACTACGACGGTATCCTACATGTGTTGAGTTCTATTCCTGATCCAGTTTACAATGTGGCCAAATTGGATGTCTCTGAATCGAAGCAACCTTCAGCTACTGTGACTAAAGAGGCTGCATTAGCTCGTGCACAAGCTGCTGAAAGTGCTCTCCAAAGTGCTATTGAAAAGCAAGCACCTGAAGGTATTGAAAGAGCAAAACGTGCGGTCACTGAGGCTAACGAAGAATTAGCAAAGGCAGAAGCTGCAGCACAAGAAACTCCTTCTCAACCAGCacctgaagctgaacctGCTACAAAGGAGAAACCTGAAGTCAAAGAACCAGCTCCAGCGGCAGAAAAGGTTAAAACTGAAGCTGAACCTAAACctgaagaaaaggaagaagaagaagaagaagttgtcCCAACTACAGATGATAACGAATTTAAACTAAGAGTCCTtaaggaacaagaagaacttATCAAGAAGGAAACTGAGGACGCAAAGGCAAGAAAGACAGCTGAACACCTATCAGACGACATTACTTtagatgaggaagataaGCCAACAACTCCAATTCCAGCAGAGGAAGGAGCTAAGAAATCTGTCattgagaagaagaattgaaagcaTGCTCGTATTCGTATACCTATTTAAAGCAAAGACTTCTATTTACGCGGTTCTCAGTCTACCCAACTAGAAATAGACGAGAACCCTCATAAATTCTTAGAGACCACTTGTTAATACAATTAGTTAGAAGTAACTTTATGTGTTTTTAAAACGGTTCTTGTGTTTAACGTTGTGCACCCCTAGGGCATCGACCTTAGCTTAACTTTAATCTAACTTGAACCCACTTTTACTAATCACCGATAAAACTACAAAGAGACTTTCGACGAATCTTGGCAAAATTCTAGAGTACACTATTAAAGAAAGTGGTGGATGATGGATACTGATAGGTCTGATACTGCTCTGGAtaaatttccaaagttACAACCCAAGTCTTCCCCCGATGACGAGTTAACCATATCTAAGGTGCACATTTCAAAGAACTGGAAGTTACCACCACGATTGAAGCCAGGTAGAAGACCTCAAATAAAACTCAAGgatttggatgaagatgaatgCTCAACTCCAGAAGACGAGactaaaaagaagaaacagaATAGAGACGCTCAGAGGGCATatagagaaagaagagcTAACCgtttacaagaattagaagacACAGTGAATACTTTAAGAAATGCTATGAAGAACTGGAAACGGAGATGTATGGACTTGGAGGCAGAACTACAAGATGCAAGAAAAGACAATTCGAGTTTAAAGCATCAACTTGACATGATAAGGTCTAACCTTTGTAATGACTGTCTTAAAGATCCATGTATATGCCACAACGAATCAGTAACTCTTTTGCAAGACccatttttacaaaatatGGTCAAGAATTTTAAACCTATGAAGGCGgttaatttgaaaaaacgTAAATTAAGCTCCTCCAAGTTATCTGAATCACCAGCACCACAGCAACATATAGTATCTGTAGCTTCAGGTGGCTGCGGATTCTGTTCAGATAGAACTACTTGTGTTTGCAAGGATTTAGAAGTAAGCGATACAGAGCAGCACGAAAtacaacagcaacagcatCTGGAAGAATCTGTAACGGCTACACTGGGTCATTGTTCATCTAACGACAAAGGCCAttgcaaaaattgttcagatATTGACAAAAGTTGTATTAGTACAGAATCTGCACCCGCACCTGCCAAAACAACTCAAAAATCTACAAGTGCCAATTGGGAGCCTGGTTCCTGTGCACAATGTCAGGCCGATCCGGCTAGTAAAGTGTTTTGCAAATCAATCTGTAATTCCGCTAATATAATAGCCGCTGTAGAAGTTGGTGGTAAGAAGGACGACTGTTCTTCGAATTTAGCATTTGAACCTGGATCGTGCTCACAATGTCAAGTCGATCCGCAGCATAAAGAGTTTTGTGAAGCTGTGTTTTCCAATGGGGAGCAGCAATTAAACGCTGATGAGAAAGCTGATACGGATTTGATACCAGTGAGCCATGCCTatcaaaggataaaaaattacatGACCGATggaaatattgaaaatgttCATTCTAATCTTTcactaccaccaatgaAACAAATTGCCTCTGGTATCAGAATTCGCGGTAGAGAGGTTGAATCCAAGAGCGTTGATGATGCTCTTAGAGATATGGATAAGAATGCACTGGGTTGAACGATTTAATACTAAGATTAAGACTTAAACTACTGAGACTAAGTAAACGCTAAAGTCATAGAACGAAAAAAGAAGTGAGGTTTGAAACAAGAATAGGCTTTGTGTTCTTGTTCAAGATCCGTCAAAGAACTAAGTCAACAACTTGGGCCATTGCGCGGAAGAAAGATGGAACCTGTAGGACAGCACCAGCTCCCACAGACTTGTTATTTTTGCCCTTAGTGGAAGCATCACCTTTGGTGGAAGTAGTAATGGAAGCAGAAGAACTGCTTTTATGGCTACTAATGCCACTCGTACTACTACTGGTACTGGTACtgctactactaccaccGCTTGAAGACGTACTGTTATTGCCGTTACCGCTATCGGAGCTATCACTCCCACCTGCTGGTACTACGTGAACATCGGAACCACAATCATTTTGAGTGGATGCCTTCGTACCCTGTGGGGTGCCAGCACCCTTTTTGAAATAAGCAGAAGCCGCGCTAGGCATATCAGGAATTGTGTTGTTAGCTTCCCAAACGTCTTTCTTGTATGATGGGCAATCTGAATGCTTTTTAGAAGTGGAATAACCACCATCACCAGAAGGGTTCGACTGGGCTGCGTActgttttttcaaattttggtagTCTTGATTCTTCGAAACAGAGTCACCGTCAATATCTACTAATCCGTAACCATTGGCTTCTCCTGAGTATTCATACACCAATCCACCAGAGAACACAGACGACATTTTATCGGAATAAATTGCACCAATTTCAGTGAAAGGCCTACCATCAGAAACTCCTTGGTTACAACCGAATTCACTCAAGAAGATGGGGATGGAATAGTTTTCGTAAGTCTCCACCTTAGTCGAATAACCggatttttcaaaacttgaaTCACCGCACCAAGAATAATCGTTAACACCAAACATGTCAATCCTAGCATCGTCCTCATCACCACAGTTAAAGTACTGAGCTGCTAACTCTCTATTGGAAGCAATATCAGCAGCTGAGTAACCGACGGGAATTTGCCTATAATTCTGAGATTTCATGTATTTCTTCATATCACGCACAACAGCCTTAACATATGGTGCGGTAAACGTATTGTTGACATCATTGATAACTTCATTACCAGCGAAAAACCCAAGGACGTTATCGTATTTAGCAAACGCATCAATAGTGGCAAAGACATTCTGCAAATAATTCGCATTGTATGAACATTTAGGGTCTAATCTCGATAATGATGCTTGTGGAGTATTGACATCAAGAACCAAATAAATACCAGCCTCTTGCAACTGCTCCATACAATCCGAATGATCCTTGGAATTATCCACACTATAAACTCTAATGGTGTTAATACCCAAATCCTTGAAGACGGGAATATCTCTTTTACAATTGTCAGAATCAGCTAGTGGATCCTGCAGTTTCGAAGAGCCACCTGGTTGGTAGTCTACACCGCGGATATAAAACCTTTGACCATTttttgaattgaaaaatgcattaCCGTCGATCTTGATCGGTGGTAAATCACTAGAATCAGCCTGAACCAccgaagaagaaaatacAGCAGCTGCAATGACAGTACCAATCgttgaaatcttcatttaAGCGAGCGACTAGTTAGGTGGCGAACAAGAGTTAATCAACTTTGACTCAACCACCCACATCTACACTTTTCGTTGCATGAACTATTCTCGTTTATATACGTTTTAGTAAGTGACAATTCAAGTCATGTTTATCAGTTTCAATTACAAGACCGGCCGGATCCTAAGGTGATTTCCAGGCGATCCATGCGTGGGGATAGGGTCCAGTCCAAATTGCTTAATCATAGAAGTAGCTGCATAGACAGAGGTATTCTTCCAGTTTCGAGaacaacatcaacaataACACGGCTCATCGCGACGCGACGGCTCGACACGTATTTGGAAATACAAAAAGTTGAAATAGAAACATCTTATCAACTGTTGTAACGTCGGCGAAACTTGGATCGACTTTAAAAAATAATTGCTTCCAACCAGATTCGAACTGATGATCTCCACATTACTAGTGTGGCGCCTTACCAACTTGGCCATAGAAGCTTGGAACTCTTGGGTTCTAGAATCTTCATAGAATGTATTAACCAACGCTATTTAAATAGCGCCATTCTCCCACATTAAAACTGGTTCGCGTCAGCATGTCCCGATTCGGAAAGCGCGTCAGCGTAACAAGACCCAACGTCCGAAAATAAATACATAGAGATGAAAGGAATACTTAACATATAAGAGTGATAAGTGAAAGCAAGGATGACAGTAATCCAATTTCCCATGTCTTGGATAGCGGATCCAAGATGCTCTATGGTGTACACCCCTGGGCTCTTCCTTTCTGATCCAAATCTAAACCAgcaattttattttattttattttacttcattttatttaattcttttttgtttttttttatctcttGAAACAATAAAATAAGTTCTTGCATTAACTTTGCAATAACAATATGGATTCTTGGGGTGTACCAAAAGTGGCTTATCGATCTAAAACCAGCAGACAGGCAACGACTGCAGCCACTCTTAATTTGTTAAACAAGTAATTATGTAGTACCGATTAAGAACTCGCGTCGCGTCGAACCCAGCTCTAAATAGAAGTGGCTGCACTTGTAAAGAGAAACATGATTCAGAAATGGGTTACTTTTAAATGAGTGCTTGGATGAATGGTTTCATCGGTCCTTCCGGAAATTCTGATGACTTTCTCTTGAGGTTCTGTAAAAGTATAATATTAAGAAAGTCCGAAACTTTGAAAGTTCAAAAGTTTACAAGTTTAACAgttcaaatccatttaCGACGCCGTCATCATGCTTTCACCGCTTCTAGCTGGTATAACGCTGTTGCAGTTCGTGGCGATGGCGTTCCTCGTCATTGCATGTCTAACAGCTCCTGTTTTCCATCAAATTGGGTTAAGTAACCAATCCGGTACCACATACGGGGTATTCGGATACTGTGGAGACATTACAGGTTGTTCAAAAGCTAAGGCTCAGTACAGTGTTCCTACTGTACAAGCACTAGGTGATAATTGGTTATTTAATAAAAATGCAAGACAAAAACTGGGTCATCTTTTAATTGCAACTCCAGTGGCAGCAggtttgaatttttttGCATTCTTATCACTGATGATGACATTGATGAGTGCGTTAATGAGTCGTAAAAACTCTTCGAGTTCAGCAGttgcatttttcatcaacttaTTTTTGATCGTTTTGGCATTTTTGGGTTCTACATTTGTTTGCCTCGTTTGTTTCTTTACTTTTTGGCCTCACGTCACTTGGGTTACTTGGATTTTGATACCAGCTGCTGTATTGCCATTAATTGAGATTCCTACAGTGTTTCTAGCTCATGCTCGTGGTAATGCCGATGGTAGTGGTTTCATCAAACATCGTAGACCGATTAACCTGGAAGAACCTGATGATAAGTTTGCTAGCAATGAACCAAGAGATGATGATAGCTTTGCCGAGGATAAACCATTGGTTCTACCTGATTATGCAAAGAGACAAAATCCAGAACCCGTCTTCAAAGTTGATACGGCTTCATCTGATAAATCCTGGAAAGAGAAACATGCTGCTGAAGAGagaacaagagaattaTCGAGAGAACATTCTTATGAAAATTCCTACGAAAATTCCTATGAAAATTTATATGATGAACCTTTAGCAGTTTCAAACAATCCTCAACAGGCTGCGTCTGTAATCCGTTCAGACTCTCAACTGGGCTCACCTGAAAAACAAGCACATTCTATGCTTTCTATGGGTTCCTCAGAATATTCGGAGCCTGTTCAAAGAAATACAGATTCAAGGGCGGTATTGGAAGATATCATTAAGGATACTTTAGGAACTGGTGATCAACATACTGAAGTTTCTGATCACCAGGATGCTGAATCTAATTTTACCTCCATTTCTCAAAGAGCTACAGCTAGATCTGCTGGTCCAGAGACTGCTGCTATgctacaacaacaacaacaacaaccaatGCCGCAGGCATTGCCAGGTCAAGGTGCTATCCATAGAAACTATATGGgtccaccaccacaacaAAGAGCTGGTTACGGTTACCAGCCACAATGGTATCCACCAAGACCTCATACTCATCCTCGTCACATGTACGGTAGACCAAACGGTTACATGATGCCACCAAGATTAGCGCAGCCTCATCCAATGGCAATGAGAAATAGTGGTTACGGTCCAGCACCACATCCAATGGCAATGAGAGGGCCACAACAACATCCAATGATGGCCCCTTCAGCAGGACCTCCATCGCAAATGGCTGCACCAGCCGCCGGTGTTCCTATGGGATCTGCTCCAGCTAATGGTCCTCACTATAAACCAGCCTACAAAAAACGTATGGGGGCACAAAATGCCATTCCTTCTGCCGCGGCACTCAATAACACTTATGGGTTTAGGTAGTGATGTATTATTACTGTATAATTAGGTATAGAGTTTGTTAAGTTTTCGGTTCTCACGGGTTTAGCAGTGGTTCTCTTTCCCCATTTCACCTTGTACCACTCAATCCAGATTCCTTGCTTCTGGATCTGCTTTCGGTGGGAGTTCAGGACGTTCAGGTACATCAGGGTGTTGTGCCGGCACTGGAGCCTCTGGTGGTGGTCTAATGGTCTTTGTACTATTATGCGGTTTCAACATCACAAACAAGAATAGTGCAAAGACGCATAACGACAGTAAAAGAATGATTTTACATTTTTGAGTCTTTTTCTGATACCTCGTTGCACTCTTCAATTCTCGTTCTGCAGATCTCAGTTCGATCACtgtattttccaaattataATCAATTCTGTCTACAATTGTACCTTGATCAATGATTAATTCTTGCATTTCACGGAAAATGACACTAACTTCCAGAACACCCTTAGCCAATTgtgtaatttcttcatcccGTTCTCTTAAGAACTGCTGAGTAGCATTTTGATTACTCGTCCTTTGTCTTTGGAGAGTTTGTCTCGAATAAGCTTCAATATCTCGATTTTGAcccttttcctcttcttcttcttctaataaCAACTGTGAAGTACCTTCAGATTTGGGGAAAACTGGCTTTGAATCATCCttattcaaaaatttcaaataattaTTCTGAAGAACTCTAAACTTATTactttgaatttgaatcttCTGTGCATACCTTTTCCTTAAATTTTCTAGAATGACCAAGTCAtctctttgtaattgaCGTCCCATATACTGctgatcttcttcaaccCTTTGCAATCGTTTCATGACCCCATAGCAACGCTGGAAAAGTTGTATCAGTTTAAAACTTAGCGATTCAATCTCTTTCTCATCATGGCTCTTGTCTTCAAAACCTGGTAACGCATTCTTACGATATAGTTTACTCAATTGAACCATTAAACGATCTACTTCTGCCAAACTCTCATCCACTTCTTGAGTCATGTCTACAAATGAAGGTGGTAACGCATCTGAACTTTTAACACCTAACTCTTGCATTGGATAAGcctcctcatcttcatcagcaAAGGGATCTTCAAGCGACCTTCTTGAACTGCTAAACCTGGCATTGTGTGGGAAAGTACGTCGATAAGACAGAAATAAATTCGTACGATCTCTAAACattttgaactttttaTCAACCTGTTCTTGGGGCCTTTATTTTTGTAGTCAAAGTTGTTCAAACTTGAAGCCCTTTTAAAGGCTCGGGATACTTAAAAGTACAACAATATAGAAGAAAGGTAGGAAGCTAATGGGAAGTGATGCGGGCATGGCCGATCCCTGATTTCATATAGCAATTCTACAAATTCACATATCTCTTATACTCACCcttaccattaccatcttTTACATTTCTCATAGAACAGTCAATATTTACCAAGACCCAATCTACCAACTTCAAGGATTTTCGTTCTCCCCAGGCGACAGCATTGACAACTTTTGACAACTCTTCCCTTTGTCAGTGAACCTATTGAACAGCGTATCCGCTTTCTGAAATTAGgttttggatttgaacaatttcatcaaccGACATCAAACTGATCAGAAATTCGATTGATCTCAAACGATCACCATTTTTCTTACCGTTGATGGTTTCAAAGTATTGATTAGCTACTGATAAAACAAGTGGATGAGTACACCGTGCACGGCTAATGTCGACTACCTGCTTACGGCAGAGTTTGACAACAGGTTTGGTCCTGTCGTTAGGGATCAATACCCATCAGTCATTCCAGGGTTTGAATACGAAATGAGAGAAGGCCATAGTCAAAACAATGCCGTCTTTAATCTAGCAAGCTTAATGATACCCAACAATGCAGAATACAATACGGGTGATGAACCGGATACAACTGTATTCATGCTCTATAGGAATCGTGAGACGGTGAAATACGAGCTATTCCCCTCTAAGCAAGTGGATCAAGTCATTTGCTTTGTGAACGTGGTTTATGCACAGGAGGATAAATCTAATAGTAGGGGTACGAACATCAAAGCGGTTGCGTTAGGGACAACGATGGTAGATTTCATAGCGTTTAAACCATTTGTATTGGAATGCTTGCATAAATttatgaaattgaaaaataaagaCGATATAACCCCCATGTTGAAGTCATGCTTTAAATTACTAAACAGAGCTGAATTGAGCTTCGTTAAGAGGCTTCATAGTAATCCTATTAGACAGTCTCTTCTGCGAT includes:
- the GAS5 gene encoding 1,3-beta-glucanosyltransferase (similar to uniprot|Q08193 Saccharomyces cerevisiae YOL030W GAS5 Putative 1,3-beta-glucanosyltransferase has similarity to Gas1p localizes to the cell wall) translates to MKISTIGTVIAAAVFSSSVVQADSSDLPPIKIDGNAFFNSKNGQRFYIRGVDYQPGGSSKLQDPLADSDNCKRDIPVFKDLGINTIRVYSVDNSKDHSDCMEQLQEAGIYLVLDVNTPQASLSRLDPKCSYNANYLQNVFATIDAFAKYDNVLGFFAGNEVINDVNNTFTAPYVKAVVRDMKKYMKSQNYRQIPVGYSAADIASNRELAAQYFNCGDEDDARIDMFGVNDYSWCGDSSFEKSGYSTKVETYENYSIPIFLSEFGCNQGVSDGRPFTEIGAIYSDKMSSVFSGGLVYEYSGEANGYGLVDIDGDSVSKNQDYQNLKKQYAAQSNPSGDGGYSTSKKHSDCPSYKKDVWEANNTIPDMPSAASAYFKKGAGTPQGTKASTQNDCGSDVHVVPAGGSDSSDSGNGNNSTSSSGGSSSSTSTSSSTSGISSHKSSSSASITTSTKGDASTKGKNNKSVGAGAVLQVPSFFRAMAQVVDLVL
- a CDS encoding uncharacterized protein (similar to uniprot|P40574 Saccharomyces cerevisiae YIR018W YAP5 bZIP transcription factor), producing MMDTDRSDTALDKFPKLQPKSSPDDELTISKVHISKNWKLPPRLKPGRRPQIKLKDLDEDECSTPEDETKKKKQNRDAQRAYRERRANRLQELEDTVNTLRNAMKNWKRRCMDLEAELQDARKDNSSLKHQLDMIRSNLCNDCLKDPCICHNESVTLLQDPFLQNMVKNFKPMKAVNLKKRKLSSSKLSESPAPQQHIVSVASGGCGFCSDRTTCVCKDLEVSDTEQHEIQQQQHLEESVTATLGHCSSNDKGHCKNCSDIDKSCISTESAPAPAKTTQKSTSANWEPGSCAQCQADPASKVFCKSICNSANIIAAVEVGGKKDDCSSNLAFEPGSCSQCQVDPQHKEFCEAVFSNGEQQLNADEKADTDLIPVSHAYQRIKNYMTDGNIENVHSNLSLPPMKQIASGIRIRGREVESKSVDDALRDMDKNALG
- the TOS7 gene encoding Tos7p (weakly similar to uniprot|Q08157 Saccharomyces cerevisiae YOL019W Protein of unknown function green fluorescent protein (GFP)-fusion protein localizes to the cell periphery and vacuole); this translates as MLSPLLAGITLLQFVAMAFLVIACLTAPVFHQIGLSNQSGTTYGVFGYCGDITGCSKAKAQYSVPTVQALGDNWLFNKNARQKLGHLLIATPVAAGLNFFAFLSLMMTLMSALMSRKNSSSSAVAFFINLFLIVLAFLGSTFVCLVCFFTFWPHVTWVTWILIPAAVLPLIEIPTVFLAHARGNADGSGFIKHRRPINLEEPDDKFASNEPRDDDSFAEDKPLVLPDYAKRQNPEPVFKVDTASSDKSWKEKHAAEERTRELSREHSYENSYENSYENLYDEPLAVSNNPQQAASVIRSDSQLGSPEKQAHSMLSMGSSEYSEPVQRNTDSRAVLEDIIKDTLGTGDQHTEVSDHQDAESNFTSISQRATARSAGPETAAMLQQQQQQPMPQALPGQGAIHRNYMGPPPQQRAGYGYQPQWYPPRPHTHPRHMYGRPNGYMMPPRLAQPHPMAMRNSGYGPAPHPMAMRGPQQHPMMAPSAGPPSQMAAPAAGVPMGSAPANGPHYKPAYKKRMGAQNAIPSAAALNNTYGFR